GCTCCTGGCCGTAGCTGCCGCCCTGGTCGTACCCGCCGGCCTGCTGGCCGTAGCCGCCGCTCTGGTCGTAGCCGCCCCGGTCGTCGTAGCCGCCGCGTTGCTGCGGGGGCTCCTGGCCGTAGCCGCCGCCCTGGTCGTAGCCACCGCCCTGGTCGTAGCCACCGGCCTGCTGCCCGTAGCCGCCCTGGTCGTACCCGCCGGCCTGCTGGCCGTATCCGCCGGTCGGTTCGGCCGTCCGACCGCTGTACGGGGTCGTCGGGTCAGGCTGGCCGTAGCCCTGGCCCTGCTCCGGCTGGTAGACGCCGGTGGCGTACGGGTCGGCCGGGGCCGGGTACTGGGTGCTGTCGCCGGTGTACCGGCCGGTGGGCTCGTCGAAGCGCTCGCCATAGGCCGCGCCGCCAGCGGCGCCAGCGGGGGCCGTGTAGTCGCGGCTGCCGTAGCCGCCGCCGGAGGCCGGTGCGCCGCCGTAGCCGCCACCGGAGGCCGGTGCACCGCCATAGCCGCCACCGGAGGCCGGTGCGCCACCGTAGCCCGCGCCGGAACCGGGTGCGGCGCCGTAGGCGTCTCCGGCCGCGCCGGCACCGTAGCCACCCTCGGGGTTCGCCGCCGTGCCGTAGCCGCCGCCCGAGGCGGGAGCGTTGCCGTAGCCGCCGTACCCAGCGGGCGCTGGCTCCTCGCCGTAGCCGGCGCCGCCCCAGCCCTGCTGGCCAGCCGCGCCGTACGGCTGCGCGGGCGCGCCGTACGGGTCCGGCGGAACGTCGTCGACCACGGGGCGGTGCATCATCGTCGGCGCCTCGCTCAGCGCCGCGCCACCGACCATCGTCGGATCCGGTCCGCCTCCGGGCCGGCCGACCACCCGGGTCTGGTCGTCGGCGCCACGGAAGCCGCCGCGCGCCGCCGGGACCGCGCCGGCACCCGCCGGGGCGTCCTCGTCGTCGCCGTTCTCCTTGCGCTTCATCCAGAGCAGCACGATCGTGCCGACGCCCGCAGCCACCAGCAGGCCGCCGAGCAGGATGATCAGGTACGAGCCGAAGCCGCCACCGTCGTCCTCGTTGGCGGCGTTCGCCGCCGCGCCCGGGCTGGCCTCCTCGGAGGCCTGATCCTCGGCGCCCTCCTCGGTCGCCTCCTCGGTGGGGGTCGCCTCGGCGGAGGCCGACGGAGTGGGGCTCGGCGTCACCTCCACCTTGATCGCGAGGCTGATCCGCTGCCCGGTGATCGACTGGTTGGCGCTCGCGTTGAGCGTCTTGGTCGCCAACACGTTGTCGAAGCTCGCGCCCAGGTCGATCCGGCCCGGCGCGATCGGCTTCTCGGTGGTGCCGGTGAAGCGGAAGTTGCCGCTGCCGTCGCTGGTGGTGTCGTAGCGCCGGCCGGTGCTGTCCTGCAGCATGACGACCGCGTTCGGCACGGCCTTGCCGTCGGCCTGCACGACCACCTTGCCGGAGACCGACCGAACAGTCTGCGTCTGCTGCTGCTGCGGTCCGCGAACAGTGATGTCGCGTTCAGCGCTGTCAGAGTCGCCGCCAACGCTTGCACTGATCTGAACCTTGCCGGATTTGGTGTCGCCCGGAGCTACGTTGCCCGCAACCAGGTTAACGGTGTAGGTGCCGGACTCGCCGCGGTTGATCTCTTCCGTGAAGTCGCAGCGACCGTCGCAGCTGAGTTCGCCGAAGCTGGTGCTGACCTTGATGGTTACGGAGTCGGAGTTCAACGGTGGCAGCTTGACGTTGTTGTTCGTCACTCTGAACGAGAGGGTCGCCCGCTGCCCGGAGGTCAGGGTGCCCGACGATAGGCCGGTGATCTGTACACCGGGATCGGCGGCCAGGGCCGGTGTCGCGGGGACGGCGAGCAGAGCGCCAGCAACCAGCGCTACGACCACACCGGCCCGCTGCTTCCAGGCACGTCGGTGTGTTGACACGTCCACCGCCTTCCGGACTGACTTCCCTCAACCGGCGGGGCGCCGGGCCGGGGATTATCACGGTACGAATACGCCGTCGGCAACTATGCCTTGTCTTACTGGATCGGCGCGACCCAGGGCCAGCGTCGGGTGCTCTGCCTGCGGGTCGTATCGTCCCGTCGTGTCCTCTCCGTACAGTAAGTCCACCGCCATTGCGGCGGCATTGTCGGCGCTCGACGAGGGGCGTACGCCCGAACGGCCGGTGCTCC
The nucleotide sequence above comes from Micromonospora sp. NBC_00389. Encoded proteins:
- a CDS encoding carboxypeptidase-like regulatory domain-containing protein, yielding MSTHRRAWKQRAGVVVALVAGALLAVPATPALAADPGVQITGLSSGTLTSGQRATLSFRVTNNNVKLPPLNSDSVTIKVSTSFGELSCDGRCDFTEEINRGESGTYTVNLVAGNVAPGDTKSGKVQISASVGGDSDSAERDITVRGPQQQQTQTVRSVSGKVVVQADGKAVPNAVVMLQDSTGRRYDTTSDGSGNFRFTGTTEKPIAPGRIDLGASFDNVLATKTLNASANQSITGQRISLAIKVEVTPSPTPSASAEATPTEEATEEGAEDQASEEASPGAAANAANEDDGGGFGSYLIILLGGLLVAAGVGTIVLLWMKRKENGDDEDAPAGAGAVPAARGGFRGADDQTRVVGRPGGGPDPTMVGGAALSEAPTMMHRPVVDDVPPDPYGAPAQPYGAAGQQGWGGAGYGEEPAPAGYGGYGNAPASGGGYGTAANPEGGYGAGAAGDAYGAAPGSGAGYGGAPASGGGYGGAPASGGGYGGAPASGGGYGSRDYTAPAGAAGGAAYGERFDEPTGRYTGDSTQYPAPADPYATGVYQPEQGQGYGQPDPTTPYSGRTAEPTGGYGQQAGGYDQGGYGQQAGGYDQGGGYDQGGGYGQEPPQQRGGYDDRGGYDQSGGYGQQAGGYDQGGSYGQEPPQQRGGYDDRGGYDQSGGYGQQTGRTRPDTPPPTERGGRRLDWLDD